One Microbacterium sp. No. 7 genomic window carries:
- a CDS encoding uracil-xanthine permease family protein produces the protein MPIWTLHGDGRRVERGAVVAPGERLSWPATIAIGAQHVVAMFGATFLVPLLTGFPVSTTLLFSGLGTLLFLVLTANRLPSYLGSSFAFIAPILALGPGDGAPLETPEQYGRALLGVFVAGILLAGVGFLVQAVGTRWIERLMPPVVSGAIVALIGLNLAPVAWQNYGAQPVLATITLVACIVFAVLFRGFLGRIAIFLGVVVGYVAAAILGQLDLTSFADAPLFGLPQFHVPAFGDPVAWGALPMFIPVVLVLIAENVGHVRGVATMTGDAGINRHTGRALVADGLATTIAGGLGGSGTTTYGENIGVMAATRVYSTAAYWVAGILAILLAFSPKIGALIFSIPAGVLGGVTTALYGLIGVIGMKIWVDNRVDFSRPVNQFTVAVSFVVAIAGYSWTVGGIQFGAIVLGTVAALAIYHGGNAIARWRSTGADDGGPISPIGPLGGDAQ, from the coding sequence ATGCCCATCTGGACCCTGCACGGAGACGGCCGTCGCGTCGAGCGCGGCGCCGTCGTCGCCCCCGGCGAGCGGCTGAGCTGGCCTGCGACGATCGCGATCGGCGCGCAGCACGTCGTCGCGATGTTCGGCGCGACGTTCCTGGTGCCACTGCTCACCGGCTTCCCGGTCTCGACGACGCTGCTGTTCTCGGGCCTCGGCACCCTGCTCTTCCTCGTGCTCACGGCCAACCGGCTGCCCAGCTATCTCGGGTCGTCGTTCGCGTTCATCGCGCCGATCCTCGCGCTCGGTCCCGGTGACGGCGCGCCCCTCGAGACCCCCGAGCAGTACGGTCGCGCGCTGCTCGGCGTGTTCGTCGCCGGCATCCTGCTCGCGGGCGTCGGATTCCTCGTGCAGGCGGTCGGCACACGCTGGATCGAGCGGCTCATGCCGCCGGTCGTCTCGGGCGCGATCGTCGCGCTCATCGGCCTGAACCTCGCCCCCGTCGCGTGGCAGAACTACGGCGCGCAGCCCGTGCTCGCGACGATCACGCTCGTCGCCTGCATCGTGTTCGCCGTGCTGTTCCGCGGCTTCCTCGGCCGCATCGCGATCTTCCTGGGCGTGGTCGTCGGCTACGTCGCGGCCGCGATCCTGGGCCAGCTCGATCTCACGTCGTTCGCCGACGCACCGCTGTTCGGCCTGCCGCAGTTCCACGTCCCGGCGTTCGGCGATCCCGTCGCGTGGGGCGCGCTGCCCATGTTCATCCCCGTCGTGCTCGTGCTGATCGCCGAGAACGTGGGGCACGTGCGCGGCGTGGCGACGATGACGGGGGATGCCGGCATCAACCGGCACACGGGCCGCGCCCTCGTCGCCGACGGCCTCGCGACGACGATCGCGGGCGGCCTGGGCGGCTCGGGCACGACCACGTACGGCGAGAACATCGGGGTCATGGCCGCGACGCGCGTGTACTCGACCGCGGCGTACTGGGTCGCCGGCATCCTCGCGATCCTGCTCGCCTTCTCGCCCAAGATCGGCGCGCTCATCTTCTCGATCCCGGCGGGCGTGCTCGGCGGCGTGACGACGGCGCTGTACGGGCTGATCGGCGTGATCGGCATGAAGATCTGGGTCGACAACCGCGTGGACTTCTCGCGGCCGGTGAACCAGTTCACGGTCGCCGTGTCGTTCGTCGTCGCGATCGCGGGCTACTCGTGGACGGTCGGCGGCATCCAGTTCGGTGCGATCGTGCTCGGCACCGTCGCGGCGCTCGCGATCTACCACGGCGGCAACGCGATCGCCCGCTGGCGCAGCACCGGCGCCGACGACGGCGGCCCGATCTCACCGATCGGCCCCCTCGGCGGCGACGCGCAGTAG
- a CDS encoding phenylacetate--CoA ligase family protein: protein MAVPFSDRVWSEIETIDPADARRIQDERLQQQVAYLAARSALYREKFAAHGVDPARVRTVEDLADLPFTEKHELRESLASTPPLGAHLAADRSEVVQVQASSGTTGSPSYVGLTPSDIQQWCEMGARALYANGFRPGDWMLHALGMSKGFVGGLPVVQIAQYMGIVDIPVGAEAGADRLLRVLADQRPDILIGTPYFLAYLAEQTPEVLGAAASTFGVRALSVGGEPGGGLPAVRDKLQGLWGATSREMLGGTDFGVMYWGECEAQDGMHFHSPDLLVAEIIDPETGEVLAPTDGAEGELVYTALGRQASPLLRFRSRDNVVVTGTDCACGRTGYKIRCVGRTDDMLIVRGINLFPSAVKQLVSEFVPVTTGEMRIRADFEGHTTQKPLHVVVEAADDLDEAGRAALVAGVEGRVRSALNVKVTVELLPAFSLKRPDHVKVQLVERV, encoded by the coding sequence ATGGCCGTGCCGTTTTCTGATCGCGTGTGGAGCGAGATCGAGACGATCGACCCCGCCGACGCGCGACGGATCCAGGACGAGCGGCTGCAGCAGCAGGTGGCCTACCTCGCCGCACGCAGTGCGCTCTACCGGGAGAAGTTCGCCGCGCACGGCGTCGACCCGGCCCGCGTGCGCACGGTCGAGGACCTCGCCGATCTGCCCTTCACCGAGAAGCACGAGCTGCGCGAGAGCCTCGCCTCGACCCCGCCGCTCGGCGCGCACCTCGCCGCCGACCGCTCCGAGGTCGTGCAGGTGCAGGCCTCGTCGGGAACCACCGGCAGCCCGTCGTACGTCGGGCTGACGCCCTCCGACATCCAGCAGTGGTGCGAGATGGGCGCCCGCGCGCTCTACGCCAACGGCTTCCGCCCGGGCGACTGGATGCTGCACGCCCTCGGCATGAGCAAGGGCTTCGTCGGCGGCCTGCCGGTCGTGCAGATCGCGCAGTACATGGGCATCGTCGACATCCCGGTCGGCGCCGAGGCCGGCGCCGACCGCCTGCTGCGCGTGCTGGCCGACCAGCGCCCCGACATCCTCATCGGCACGCCCTACTTCCTCGCCTACCTCGCCGAGCAGACCCCCGAGGTGCTCGGCGCGGCGGCCTCGACCTTCGGCGTGCGCGCCCTCAGCGTGGGCGGCGAGCCCGGCGGCGGCCTGCCGGCGGTGCGCGACAAGCTGCAGGGACTGTGGGGCGCGACCTCGCGCGAGATGCTCGGCGGCACCGACTTCGGCGTCATGTACTGGGGCGAGTGCGAGGCCCAGGACGGCATGCACTTCCACTCGCCCGACCTGCTCGTCGCCGAGATCATCGACCCCGAGACGGGCGAGGTGCTCGCTCCGACCGACGGCGCCGAGGGCGAGCTCGTCTACACGGCGCTCGGCCGCCAGGCCTCGCCGCTGCTGCGGTTCCGCTCGCGCGACAACGTCGTCGTGACCGGCACCGACTGCGCGTGCGGCCGCACCGGCTACAAGATCCGCTGCGTCGGCCGCACCGACGACATGCTCATCGTGCGCGGCATCAACCTCTTCCCCTCGGCCGTCAAGCAGCTCGTCTCGGAGTTCGTGCCCGTGACCACCGGCGAGATGCGCATCCGCGCCGACTTCGAGGGCCACACGACGCAGAAGCCGCTGCACGTCGTCGTCGAGGCCGCCGACGACCTCGACGAGGCCGGCCGCGCCGCGCTCGTGGCGGGTGTCGAGGGCCGCGTGCGCTCGGCGCTCAACGTCAAGGTCACGGTCGAGCTGCTACCGGCCTTCTCGCTCAAGCGACCCGACCACGTCAAGGTGCAGCTCGTCGAGCGCGTCTAG
- a CDS encoding Zn-ribbon domain-containing OB-fold protein has product MAPETESWPQPYRLLDAEPYWAALQERRLTYQRCDACAQAVWPPHRYCPYCDSPDLTWNESTGRGQVYTYSAVGRGATPIWEAIAPYTVGFVTMDDGYALFGQILGEPDDIRIGMDVAVEFVERGEQTLPVFAPVPTNEEG; this is encoded by the coding sequence ATGGCGCCCGAGACCGAATCCTGGCCCCAGCCCTACCGTCTGCTCGACGCCGAGCCCTACTGGGCGGCGCTGCAGGAACGGCGGCTCACCTATCAGCGCTGTGACGCGTGCGCGCAGGCCGTGTGGCCGCCGCACCGCTACTGCCCCTACTGCGACAGCCCCGACCTCACGTGGAACGAGTCGACCGGCCGCGGCCAGGTGTACACCTACAGCGCCGTCGGCCGTGGCGCGACGCCGATCTGGGAGGCCATCGCCCCCTACACGGTCGGCTTCGTGACGATGGACGACGGCTACGCGCTGTTCGGCCAGATCCTCGGCGAGCCCGACGACATCCGCATCGGCATGGACGTCGCGGTCGAGTTCGTCGAGCGGGGGGAGCAGACCCTGCCGGTCTTCGCACCGGTGCCCACGAACGAAGAAGGATGA
- a CDS encoding GH1 family beta-glucosidase, translated as MTGRSFPQGFLFGAATAAYQIEGAAFEDGRTASIWDRFSRVPDAVINADNGDVACDHYHRYRDDVALMKDLGLDTYRFSVSWSRVRPDGGPINQKGLDFYRRLVDELRGAGIIPWLTLYHWDLPQALQERGGWTARATSDLFTEYALDVHDALGDRVDIWTTLNEPWCSSFLSHTAGIHAPGHYSVAEGLLSAHHLLLGHGQTVRALRGRDASLSLGLTLNLTVADAVDPGDPADVDAARRIDGQYNRWFLDPVFRGAYPADILDDLRRVDADAVRALEDAVHDGDLDAISTPIDALGVNYYHGEYVGGRPAENPPPPTDAPTARPQGSPFPSHDGIHWHERGLERTAMNWEIQPEGLTRLLRRVSDEYVAPAGTALYVTENGAAFDDEVVVEGGETRVHDDGRVAFLRGHLDAVLDAVDAGVDVRGYFYWSLLDNYEWAWGYAKRFGIVRVDYDTQQRTLKDSAREYRRIIAARAL; from the coding sequence ATGACCGGGCGATCGTTTCCGCAGGGGTTTCTGTTCGGGGCCGCGACGGCCGCGTACCAGATCGAGGGTGCCGCGTTCGAGGACGGGCGCACGGCATCCATCTGGGACCGTTTCAGCAGGGTCCCGGATGCCGTGATCAACGCCGACAACGGCGACGTGGCGTGCGACCACTACCACCGCTATCGCGACGACGTCGCCCTCATGAAGGACCTCGGGCTCGACACCTACCGGTTCTCGGTCTCGTGGTCGCGCGTGCGGCCCGACGGCGGGCCGATCAACCAGAAGGGGCTCGACTTCTACCGGCGGCTCGTCGACGAGCTGCGCGGCGCGGGCATCATCCCGTGGCTCACGCTCTATCACTGGGACCTGCCGCAGGCGCTGCAGGAGCGCGGCGGCTGGACCGCACGCGCGACGAGCGACCTGTTCACGGAGTACGCGCTCGACGTGCACGACGCGCTCGGCGACCGCGTCGACATCTGGACCACCCTCAACGAGCCGTGGTGCTCGTCGTTCCTCAGCCACACGGCCGGCATCCACGCGCCCGGCCACTACTCCGTCGCCGAGGGCCTGCTCTCGGCGCACCACCTGCTGCTCGGCCACGGCCAGACCGTGCGCGCGCTGCGCGGGCGCGACGCGTCGCTGAGCCTCGGGCTCACGCTCAACCTCACGGTCGCCGACGCGGTCGACCCGGGCGATCCCGCCGACGTCGACGCCGCGCGCCGCATCGACGGGCAGTACAACCGGTGGTTCCTCGACCCGGTGTTCCGCGGGGCGTACCCCGCCGACATCCTCGACGACCTGCGACGAGTGGATGCCGATGCCGTGCGCGCGCTCGAAGACGCGGTGCACGACGGCGACCTCGACGCGATCTCGACGCCGATCGACGCGCTCGGCGTCAACTACTACCACGGCGAGTACGTCGGCGGCCGGCCTGCCGAGAACCCGCCGCCGCCGACCGACGCCCCGACCGCGCGGCCGCAGGGCTCGCCGTTCCCCTCGCACGACGGCATCCACTGGCACGAGCGCGGGCTGGAGCGCACGGCGATGAACTGGGAGATCCAGCCCGAAGGCCTCACGCGCCTCCTGCGCCGCGTGTCGGACGAGTACGTGGCACCCGCGGGCACCGCGCTGTACGTCACCGAGAACGGCGCCGCCTTCGACGACGAGGTCGTTGTCGAAGGCGGCGAGACCCGCGTGCACGACGACGGACGCGTCGCGTTCCTGCGCGGCCATCTCGACGCCGTGCTCGACGCCGTGGATGCCGGCGTCGACGTGCGCGGCTACTTCTACTGGTCGCTGCTCGACAACTACGAGTGGGCCTGGGGCTACGCCAAGCGCTTCGGCATCGTGCGCGTCGACTACGACACCCAGCAGCGCACCCTCAAAGACAGCGCCCGCGAATACCGCCGCATCATCGCCGCCCGGGCGCTGTAG
- a CDS encoding GntR family transcriptional regulator has protein sequence MELKTHTPVRRTPKRASLSDEIAVYIRELIMSGTIRPGEFVRLERITEAKNVSTTPVREALVSLAADGYVIAVPRRGFVAARFSRQDVRDLFWAQSQLAGELAARAAVEMSDADIERLETIMRECDDAAARGDGVTVGALGHQFHRIVNNAADSPRLAQVLAGMVKQFPTSFYSSIESNVRTASRDHHDIFEGIVARDSERARRAAAAHLTSHADHVVALLEERGLWSDEA, from the coding sequence ATGGAACTGAAAACGCACACGCCGGTCCGGCGCACCCCCAAGCGCGCCTCGCTGTCGGACGAGATCGCCGTCTACATCCGCGAGCTCATCATGTCGGGCACCATCCGCCCCGGCGAGTTCGTGCGACTCGAGCGCATCACCGAGGCCAAGAACGTGAGCACGACGCCCGTGCGCGAGGCGCTCGTCTCGCTCGCCGCCGACGGCTACGTCATCGCGGTGCCGCGCCGCGGCTTCGTCGCCGCGCGGTTCAGCCGCCAGGACGTGCGCGACCTGTTCTGGGCGCAGAGCCAGCTCGCGGGCGAGCTGGCCGCCCGCGCGGCGGTGGAGATGTCGGATGCCGACATCGAGCGCCTCGAGACGATCATGCGCGAGTGCGACGACGCGGCCGCCCGCGGCGACGGGGTCACCGTCGGCGCGCTCGGCCACCAGTTCCACCGCATCGTGAACAACGCGGCGGACTCGCCGCGGCTCGCGCAGGTGCTCGCCGGCATGGTCAAGCAGTTCCCCACGAGCTTCTACTCGTCGATCGAGTCGAACGTGCGCACGGCGTCCCGCGACCACCACGACATCTTCGAGGGCATCGTCGCGCGCGACAGCGAGCGCGCCCGTCGCGCCGCGGCCGCGCACCTCACGTCGCACGCCGATCACGTCGTCGCGCTGCTCGAGGAGCGCGGGCTGTGGAGCGACGAGGCGTAG
- the purQ gene encoding phosphoribosylformylglycinamidine synthase subunit PurQ — MTARVGVITFPGSLDDGDARRAIRIAGAEPVALWHGSHDLDGVDALVLPGGFSYGDYLRAGAIAAHAPIMAEVKDAAERGMPVLGICNGFQMLVEAHLLPGGLIRNAHQQFIRRDQRLRVENASTAWTSDYEAGQEIVIPLKNADGGYIASEDELDRLEGEGLVAFRYLGVNPNGSLRDIAGIANERGNVVGLMPHPEHAVEPGFGPNMPEAMRSGVDGLAFFTSAIAAVVGAAA, encoded by the coding sequence GTGACCGCGCGCGTCGGGGTCATCACCTTCCCGGGCTCGCTCGACGACGGCGACGCGCGCCGCGCCATCCGCATCGCGGGCGCCGAGCCCGTGGCGCTGTGGCACGGATCGCACGACCTCGACGGCGTCGACGCGCTCGTGCTGCCGGGCGGCTTCAGCTACGGCGACTACCTGCGCGCCGGCGCGATCGCCGCGCACGCGCCGATCATGGCGGAGGTGAAGGATGCCGCGGAGCGGGGCATGCCCGTGCTCGGCATCTGCAACGGCTTCCAGATGCTCGTCGAGGCGCACCTGCTGCCCGGCGGGCTCATCCGCAACGCGCACCAGCAGTTCATCCGCCGCGACCAGCGCCTGCGGGTCGAGAACGCGTCGACCGCGTGGACGAGCGACTACGAGGCGGGCCAGGAGATCGTCATCCCCCTCAAGAACGCCGACGGCGGCTACATCGCCTCGGAGGACGAGCTCGACCGCCTCGAGGGCGAGGGCCTCGTCGCGTTCCGCTACCTCGGCGTGAACCCGAACGGGTCGCTGCGCGACATCGCGGGCATCGCGAACGAGCGCGGCAACGTCGTGGGCCTCATGCCTCACCCCGAGCACGCCGTCGAGCCCGGCTTCGGTCCGAACATGCCCGAGGCGATGCGCTCGGGCGTCGACGGCCTCGCCTTCTTCACCTCGGCGATCGCCGCCGTCGTCGGCGCCGCGGCCTGA
- the purS gene encoding phosphoribosylformylglycinamidine synthase subunit PurS, whose product MPTIVVDVMPKAELLDPQGKAVAGALSRLGHEGISGVRIGKRFELTVDAADEATLAAVTEIAGEILSNSVIEDVVGIEVVE is encoded by the coding sequence ATGCCCACCATCGTCGTCGACGTCATGCCCAAGGCCGAGCTGCTGGACCCGCAGGGCAAGGCGGTCGCGGGCGCCCTCTCGCGCCTGGGCCACGAGGGCATCTCGGGCGTGCGCATCGGCAAGCGCTTCGAGCTGACCGTGGATGCCGCCGACGAGGCCACGCTGGCCGCGGTCACCGAGATCGCGGGCGAGATCCTCTCCAACAGCGTGATCGAGGACGTCGTGGGCATCGAGGTCGTCGAGTGA
- a CDS encoding thiolase family protein — MSAVRNTPVAAIVGMGDAFATRENRKDPLQLAAEATLNALADAGVTKSQIGAIYTGRSPWADKRSQWSNIFASYMQMPLTFTSEMTLHGAGLTSTLAIASQMIAAGKAEYVLCVQSDATELFVDALAMGASADADPQFEVPYGPTIPTLYGMAAHRYLHEYDLTEADLADVAVANQRWGAYHPHAVKARYGEIDRETVLASPYIASPLRLWMCSRWGGGTGGAVVVTSVENARKHTNPVYLIGYGSATTHEYLTDRMNMRTAPFPSMGGVEYPSLTRTATAEAARQAFEMSGLDRSDINLVQISANFAHMGPMIMEDLGFAEHGKGVDLYRSGRTGVDGDLPLDTNGGWLSYGQPGISCNMDSIIEAVRQLQGRPLGLAPKNKPTTALVQGSGGMLAAGAALVLTNEGGAL; from the coding sequence ATGTCCGCCGTCAGGAATACACCCGTCGCCGCGATCGTCGGCATGGGGGATGCGTTCGCGACTCGCGAGAATCGCAAGGATCCCCTGCAGCTGGCCGCCGAGGCGACCCTGAACGCGCTGGCGGACGCCGGCGTCACGAAGTCGCAGATCGGCGCGATCTACACGGGCCGCTCGCCGTGGGCCGACAAGCGCTCGCAGTGGAGCAACATCTTCGCGTCGTACATGCAGATGCCGCTCACGTTCACGTCGGAGATGACGCTGCACGGCGCGGGACTCACGTCGACGCTCGCCATCGCGTCGCAGATGATCGCCGCGGGCAAGGCCGAGTACGTGCTGTGCGTGCAGAGCGACGCGACCGAGCTGTTCGTCGACGCCCTCGCGATGGGCGCGTCGGCCGACGCCGACCCGCAGTTCGAGGTGCCCTACGGTCCCACCATCCCCACGCTCTACGGCATGGCCGCGCACCGCTACCTGCACGAGTACGACCTCACCGAGGCCGATCTGGCCGACGTCGCCGTCGCCAACCAGCGCTGGGGCGCGTATCACCCGCACGCCGTCAAAGCCCGTTACGGCGAGATCGACCGCGAGACCGTGCTCGCCTCGCCCTACATCGCCTCGCCGCTGCGGCTGTGGATGTGCTCGCGCTGGGGCGGCGGCACGGGCGGCGCCGTGGTCGTGACCTCGGTCGAGAACGCCCGCAAGCACACCAACCCCGTCTACCTCATCGGCTACGGCTCGGCGACGACGCACGAATACCTCACCGACCGCATGAACATGCGCACGGCGCCGTTCCCGTCGATGGGCGGCGTCGAGTACCCGTCGCTCACCCGCACGGCCACGGCCGAGGCGGCGCGCCAGGCGTTCGAGATGTCGGGCCTCGACCGCAGCGACATCAACCTCGTGCAGATCTCGGCGAACTTCGCGCACATGGGCCCGATGATCATGGAGGACCTCGGCTTCGCCGAGCACGGCAAGGGCGTGGACCTCTACCGCTCGGGCCGCACGGGCGTCGACGGCGACCTGCCGCTCGACACCAACGGCGGCTGGCTCTCGTACGGCCAGCCGGGCATCTCGTGCAACATGGACTCGATCATCGAGGCCGTGCGCCAGCTGCAGGGGCGGCCGCTCGGCCTCGCTCCGAAGAACAAGCCCACGACGGCCCTCGTGCAGGGCTCGGGCGGCATGCTCGCCGCGGGCGCCGCGCTCGTGCTGACCAACGAAGGGGGTGCGCTCTGA
- a CDS encoding SDR family NAD(P)-dependent oxidoreductase has product MGFAGSVAVVTGAASGIGRATARRLAEEGASVVVLDRDPDAAQQVVDELGADAALAIGLDVTDSAAVDAAFATAIERFGAVDYLVNAAGIAGRGGVEDTSDELWQRIMAVNVDGSFHTSRAFAQQLHIERPARAIVNISSQAGLTGLSARVSYVTSKHAIVGLTRSSAMDLAPHGVRVNAVAPGITRSAFTASLFEDPAVAHRMNSMHPIGRVAEPEEIAAVIVFLLSDQASFVTGAIVPVDGGLTAGEKAVTDNS; this is encoded by the coding sequence ATGGGATTCGCAGGATCTGTCGCCGTCGTCACGGGCGCCGCGAGCGGCATCGGCCGGGCCACGGCACGCCGTCTGGCCGAGGAGGGCGCGTCGGTCGTCGTGCTCGACCGCGACCCCGACGCGGCGCAGCAGGTGGTCGACGAGCTCGGCGCCGACGCGGCGCTCGCGATCGGCCTCGACGTGACCGACTCGGCCGCGGTGGATGCCGCGTTCGCGACCGCGATCGAGCGGTTCGGCGCCGTCGACTACCTCGTCAACGCGGCCGGCATCGCGGGCCGCGGCGGCGTCGAGGACACGAGCGACGAGCTGTGGCAGCGCATCATGGCCGTCAACGTCGACGGGTCGTTCCACACGAGCCGCGCGTTCGCGCAGCAGCTGCACATCGAGCGGCCGGCCCGCGCGATCGTCAACATCTCGTCGCAGGCGGGCCTCACGGGCCTGTCGGCGCGCGTGTCGTACGTCACGTCGAAGCATGCGATCGTGGGCCTCACGCGCTCGTCGGCGATGGACCTCGCGCCGCACGGTGTGCGCGTCAACGCCGTGGCGCCCGGGATCACGCGCTCGGCGTTCACCGCGTCGCTGTTCGAGGACCCTGCGGTCGCGCACCGCATGAACTCGATGCACCCGATCGGCCGTGTCGCCGAGCCGGAGGAGATCGCCGCGGTGATCGTCTTCCTGCTCTCCGACCAGGCGAGCTTCGTCACGGGCGCCATCGTGCCGGTCGACGGCGGGCTCACCGCCGGCGAGAAGGCCGTCACCGACAACAGCTGA
- a CDS encoding aldehyde dehydrogenase family protein: MSEPLSYDLWIDGAWRPSTGDARLEILNPVSGDVVHTVPNATADDVDAAVAAARAAGAGAWRDDAVLRSEVLFAMSRLLVERAPQLAELDSADSGRLPHQAVGQIKNIARWYRYFGGLTDKIHGETIPIESPTMFTYTLREPLGVIAAITAWNAPLLLAGLKLAPALAAGNTVVLKPSEFSSASTLELAKLFTEAGAPAGVVNVVTGDGAGTGAALVAHTDVAHVTFTGSVEGGRRVAAAAGQHLKGVTLELGGKSPNIVFDDADLDAVTVGVLAGILTLSGQSCIGGSRVLVQRGVYEEVIARLKARVDSIVVGSADEPDAEVGPIANAPQFERVKHLAAGAERDGARLVSGGRPADREGCFFLPTIFADVSNDSEIAREEVFGPVMAVMPFDTEEEALAIANDTSFGLASGVWTNDLSRAHRMARGIQAGSVYINNYRGLGPHVPFGGYKNSGVGRENGIEALHDFTQVKGVWLETSPSTVDSLRRS; the protein is encoded by the coding sequence ATGTCCGAACCGCTCTCGTATGACCTGTGGATCGACGGCGCCTGGCGCCCCTCGACCGGCGATGCCCGGCTGGAGATCCTGAACCCCGTCTCGGGCGACGTCGTGCACACCGTGCCGAACGCGACGGCCGACGACGTGGATGCCGCGGTCGCCGCCGCTCGCGCCGCGGGCGCCGGCGCGTGGCGCGACGACGCCGTGCTGCGCTCCGAGGTGCTGTTCGCGATGTCGCGACTGCTGGTGGAGCGCGCCCCGCAGCTGGCGGAGCTCGACTCGGCCGACAGCGGGCGACTGCCGCACCAGGCCGTCGGGCAGATCAAGAACATCGCGCGCTGGTACCGCTACTTCGGCGGCCTCACCGACAAGATCCACGGCGAGACGATCCCGATCGAGAGCCCCACGATGTTCACGTACACGCTGCGCGAGCCGCTCGGCGTGATCGCGGCGATCACGGCGTGGAACGCGCCGTTGCTGCTCGCGGGGCTCAAGCTCGCGCCCGCCCTCGCGGCGGGCAACACCGTCGTGCTGAAGCCGAGCGAGTTCTCGTCGGCGTCGACGCTCGAGCTCGCGAAGCTGTTCACCGAGGCGGGCGCGCCCGCGGGCGTCGTCAACGTCGTCACGGGCGACGGCGCCGGCACGGGGGCGGCGCTCGTCGCGCACACCGACGTCGCGCACGTGACCTTCACGGGCAGCGTCGAGGGCGGACGCCGGGTCGCCGCCGCGGCGGGCCAGCACCTCAAGGGGGTCACGCTCGAGCTGGGCGGCAAGTCGCCGAACATCGTCTTCGACGATGCCGACCTCGACGCCGTGACCGTCGGCGTGCTCGCCGGCATCCTCACGCTGTCGGGCCAGAGCTGCATCGGCGGCTCGCGCGTGCTCGTGCAGCGCGGCGTGTACGAGGAGGTCATCGCGCGGCTCAAGGCGCGCGTCGACTCGATCGTCGTCGGCTCGGCCGACGAGCCCGACGCCGAGGTCGGCCCCATCGCCAACGCACCGCAGTTCGAGCGCGTGAAGCACCTCGCGGCGGGTGCGGAGCGCGACGGCGCGCGGCTCGTGTCGGGCGGTCGTCCCGCCGACCGCGAGGGCTGCTTCTTCCTGCCCACGATCTTCGCCGACGTCTCGAACGACTCCGAGATCGCGCGTGAGGAGGTCTTCGGACCCGTCATGGCGGTCATGCCGTTCGACACCGAGGAGGAGGCGCTCGCGATCGCCAACGACACGTCGTTCGGGCTCGCCTCGGGCGTGTGGACGAACGACCTGTCGCGCGCGCACCGCATGGCCCGCGGCATCCAGGCGGGGTCGGTGTACATCAACAACTACCGCGGACTCGGCCCCCACGTGCCGTTCGGCGGGTACAAGAACAGCGGCGTCGGCCGGGAGAACGGCATCGAGGCGCTGCACGACTTCACACAGGTCAAGGGTGTGTGGCTCGAGACGTCGCCGTCGACCGTCGACAGCCTGCGCCGCAGCTGA